In the Candidatus Thermoplasmatota archaeon genome, one interval contains:
- the larB gene encoding nickel pincer cofactor biosynthesis protein LarB has translation MMEERIRKILEDVQSGKASSDKAMEELRYLPFLDMGDIKIDSHRRMRTGIPEAIFAPGKSKEQIVNVVKEMRGKDMIFITKADADVYKAVKNFGDATYYEKCKIIVIGKRKKIEKERNEGYIVVASAGTGDIPVAEEAAVTAEALGSRVERIYDVGAAGIHRLLEFKNTLFNATVIVATAGMDGVLPGIISSLFPVPVVALPTSVGYGTGIRGFAALLTMLNSCSPGMAVVNIDNGFGAGVFAHKINEKKNGK, from the coding sequence ATGATGGAAGAAAGAATAAGAAAAATACTTGAAGATGTGCAGTCCGGAAAAGCAAGCAGCGATAAGGCCATGGAGGAATTGCGTTATCTCCCCTTCCTTGACATGGGGGATATAAAAATCGATTCTCACAGGAGGATGAGAACGGGCATACCTGAAGCAATATTTGCCCCCGGGAAATCAAAAGAGCAGATAGTGAACGTTGTAAAAGAAATGAGAGGAAAGGACATGATTTTCATAACGAAAGCAGATGCTGATGTTTATAAGGCGGTTAAAAATTTTGGCGATGCAACATATTATGAAAAGTGCAAAATAATCGTGATAGGAAAAAGAAAGAAAATTGAAAAAGAAAGAAATGAAGGGTATATCGTGGTGGCAAGCGCCGGCACGGGAGACATTCCCGTTGCGGAGGAAGCGGCGGTGACGGCCGAAGCATTGGGAAGCAGAGTGGAAAGGATATATGATGTGGGGGCTGCCGGAATTCATCGTCTTCTGGAATTTAAAAACACTCTTTTTAATGCTACGGTAATCGTTGCAACGGCTGGGATGGACGGTGTGTTGCCCGGGATTATATCCAGTCTATTCCCTGTTCCTGTCGTAGCTCTCCCGACAAGCGTGGGATATGGCACAGGTATAAGAGGATTTGCCGCATTGCTTACCATGCTCAACAGTTGTTCTCCGGGGATGGCGGTTGTCAATATAGACAATGGTTTCGGGGCTGGCGTGTTTGCCCACAAGATAAATGAGAAAAAGAATGGAAAATGA